A section of the Neorhizobium galegae bv. orientalis str. HAMBI 540 genome encodes:
- the rsmD gene encoding 16S rRNA (guanine(966)-N(2))-methyltransferase RsmD has protein sequence MRIVGGEFRGRSLATPKTSDIRPTIDRTRESLFNIIGHVYPQALDGGRVIDLFAGTGAVGLEALSRGCKSALFVENGVEGRGLLWENIDSLGLHGRARILRRDATKLGTANNIEPFHFLFADPPYGQGLGEGAMLSAHVGGWLAPGALAILEERADINPAVDAAFKLLESRTFGDTRMDFFRYQPT, from the coding sequence GTGCGGATCGTCGGTGGTGAATTTCGCGGCCGGTCTCTGGCCACGCCCAAAACGAGCGATATCCGGCCGACCATCGACCGGACGCGCGAAAGCCTGTTCAACATCATCGGCCACGTCTATCCGCAGGCGCTGGACGGCGGCCGGGTGATCGACCTCTTCGCGGGTACCGGCGCTGTCGGGCTGGAGGCGCTGTCGCGCGGCTGCAAGAGCGCGCTCTTCGTCGAGAACGGCGTCGAGGGTAGGGGCCTGTTGTGGGAGAATATCGACAGTCTCGGCCTGCATGGCCGGGCGCGCATTCTGCGCCGTGATGCCACCAAGCTCGGCACGGCCAACAATATCGAGCCGTTTCATTTCCTGTTCGCCGACCCGCCCTATGGCCAGGGGCTTGGCGAGGGCGCAATGCTTTCGGCCCATGTGGGCGGCTGGCTCGCACCCGGAGCCCTTGCCATTCTGGAGGAGCGGGCCGACATCAATCCTGCTGTCGATGCCGCGTTCAAGCTCCTGGAGAGCCGCACATTCGGCGATACCCGCATGGATTTTTTCCGCTACCAGCCGACCTGA
- a CDS encoding patatin-like phospholipase family protein → MNTRLAVPDLEAVGAKGGLTFAIALGGGGARGISHIQVIEALDELGIRPVAISGSSIGAIIGAGMASGMTGREIRQYALETVGHRGTLLNKLWGLGPATMRDKLGGFRFGQFNLELILDAFLPPQVPEDFADLEIPMKISATDYYGQAEVILEQGELRTAIAASAAIPGLFMPVRVNGRVMIDGGVFNPVPYEQLMDVADVVIGVDVVGAPEGDGTHAPSRIDSLFGASQLTMQASIALKLKLNPPHIFLRPSVNRFRVLDFLKAREILDESEHVKDELKRAIDALHAAAAEA, encoded by the coding sequence ATGAATACGAGGCTTGCAGTTCCCGATCTCGAAGCCGTTGGAGCCAAGGGCGGCCTGACGTTTGCCATCGCTCTCGGCGGCGGCGGGGCGCGGGGCATCTCGCATATCCAGGTCATCGAGGCGCTCGACGAACTCGGCATACGGCCGGTGGCGATTTCCGGCTCGTCGATCGGCGCGATCATCGGCGCCGGCATGGCGTCGGGCATGACCGGCCGCGAAATCCGCCAATATGCGCTGGAGACGGTCGGCCACCGCGGCACCCTTTTGAATAAGCTCTGGGGCCTCGGCCCGGCGACCATGCGCGACAAGCTCGGCGGCTTCCGTTTCGGGCAGTTCAATCTTGAACTGATCCTCGATGCCTTCCTGCCGCCGCAGGTGCCGGAGGATTTTGCCGATCTCGAAATCCCGATGAAGATCTCCGCCACCGACTACTACGGCCAGGCGGAAGTGATCCTCGAACAGGGCGAGCTGCGCACCGCGATCGCCGCTTCGGCCGCCATTCCGGGCCTGTTCATGCCGGTCCGGGTCAACGGCCGGGTGATGATCGATGGCGGCGTCTTCAATCCCGTCCCCTATGAGCAGCTGATGGACGTGGCCGACGTGGTGATCGGCGTCGACGTGGTCGGTGCGCCGGAAGGCGACGGCACCCATGCGCCCAGTCGCATCGACAGCCTGTTCGGCGCCAGCCAGCTGACGATGCAGGCGAGCATCGCGCTCAAGCTGAAGCTCAATCCGCCGCATATCTTCCTTCGGCCGTCGGTCAACCGTTTCCGGGTGCTCGATTTCCTGAAGGCCCGCGAAATCCTCGACGAATCCGAGCACGTCAAGGACGAACTGAAGCGCGCCATCGACGCACTGCATGCGGCGGCAGCCGAAGCCTGA
- a CDS encoding NAD(P)H-dependent oxidoreductase: MHALIVVSHPEPGSLTHNVAAHLAEGVTMSGGSFEIADLAAEGFDPRFTQADLAAHRREEAPSADVTAEQARIDRADVLVLVYPVYWWSMPGLLKGWIDRVFANGWAYDDAEGAKVVKKLHHLPIHLVAIGGADMRTYARHGYFGAMRTQIDHGIFDYCGAPVMASELLLEEELDKPDFPSEIARKIGRNVFSTARKTEAA; encoded by the coding sequence ATGCACGCACTGATCGTCGTTTCGCATCCCGAACCCGGATCCCTCACCCATAACGTCGCCGCCCATCTGGCCGAGGGCGTCACCATGTCCGGCGGTTCTTTCGAGATTGCCGATCTTGCGGCGGAGGGCTTCGATCCGAGATTTACGCAGGCGGATCTCGCCGCGCATCGCAGGGAGGAAGCACCCTCGGCGGATGTCACGGCCGAACAGGCGAGGATCGATCGTGCCGATGTTCTGGTGCTCGTCTATCCTGTCTACTGGTGGTCCATGCCGGGGCTACTGAAAGGATGGATCGACCGCGTGTTCGCAAACGGCTGGGCCTATGACGACGCGGAAGGCGCCAAGGTGGTGAAGAAACTTCACCACCTTCCCATCCATCTGGTCGCGATCGGCGGCGCCGACATGCGCACCTATGCGCGACATGGCTATTTCGGCGCGATGAGAACACAGATCGATCATGGGATATTCGATTATTGCGGCGCGCCGGTCATGGCATCCGAGCTTCTCCTGGAGGAAGAGCTGGATAAGCCCGATTTCCCATCAGAGATCGCGCGCAAGATCGGCCGCAATGTTTTCAGCACGGCCCGGAAAACCGAGGCCGCTTAG
- a CDS encoding TetR/AcrR family transcriptional regulator, protein MSSIELKEPARLRQRLSRQGRRQQLMEVAWRIVREEGTDALTLPRLAEQAGVAKPVVYDHFSTRPVLLAALYEDFDSRQTAIMDAALQSSAPTLADRAAVIASSYVDCVLLQGREIPGVIAALASSPELERIKRDYEVIFMEKCRLALVPFAEARHIALPGLWAMLGAAEALSNAAASGDITAAEAKDELSETIVAMVARASARRP, encoded by the coding sequence ATGTCAAGCATCGAACTGAAAGAACCGGCGCGTCTCCGGCAACGCCTCTCGCGGCAGGGAAGGCGCCAGCAGTTGATGGAGGTTGCGTGGCGCATCGTCCGGGAGGAGGGCACCGATGCCCTGACGCTTCCCCGGCTGGCGGAGCAGGCGGGCGTCGCAAAGCCCGTCGTCTACGATCATTTCAGCACCCGGCCCGTTCTCTTGGCAGCACTTTACGAGGATTTCGACAGCCGCCAGACGGCCATCATGGACGCTGCCCTGCAATCGAGCGCCCCGACGCTCGCTGACCGGGCGGCGGTCATCGCCTCCTCCTATGTGGATTGTGTTCTGTTGCAGGGCCGGGAGATACCGGGCGTAATCGCCGCCTTGGCGAGTTCCCCCGAGCTTGAACGGATCAAGCGCGACTACGAGGTTATTTTCATGGAAAAATGCCGGCTTGCGCTTGTCCCGTTCGCGGAAGCCCGCCACATAGCGCTGCCCGGTCTTTGGGCCATGCTCGGTGCAGCCGAAGCGCTGTCCAACGCCGCCGCGAGCGGGGACATCACGGCGGCAGAGGCCAAGGATGAGCTTTCCGAGACGATCGTCGCGATGGTCGCAAGAGCAAGCGCCCGCCGGCCCTAA